A genomic region of Prosthecobacter algae contains the following coding sequences:
- the purT gene encoding formate-dependent phosphoribosylglycinamide formyltransferase, whose protein sequence is MSRIGTPLSSTATKVMLLGSGELGKEVVIELQRLGCEVIAVDRYANAPAMQVAHRSHVISMLDGEALRRLIEVEKPNYIVPEIEAIATDTLVELENEGFTIVPTARAAKLTMNREGIRRLAAEELGLKSSPYIFAQTEEEFRAAIAEIGMPCVVKPIMSSSGKGQSVVKTEADIAHSWQYAQEGGRAGKGKVIVEGFVDFDYEITMLTVRHAGGTSFCAPVGHTQIKGDYRESWQPHAMSAKALAAAEHMAGAITEALGGRGLFGVELFIKGDDVIFSEVSPRPHDTGLVTLISQDLSEFALHVRAILGLPIPNIHQHGPSASCAVLVEGDSTQVQFGSLDKVLSEPDTQLRLFGKPTVSGQRRMAVTLARGADVDEARAKAHRAAQAMDIRL, encoded by the coding sequence ATGTCCCGCATCGGTACCCCTCTTTCCTCCACGGCAACGAAAGTCATGCTCCTAGGCTCAGGCGAGCTGGGCAAAGAAGTCGTCATCGAACTGCAACGTCTCGGCTGCGAAGTCATCGCGGTGGACCGCTATGCCAATGCGCCGGCCATGCAGGTGGCCCACCGTAGCCACGTGATCTCCATGCTGGATGGCGAGGCGCTGCGCCGCCTCATCGAGGTGGAAAAGCCGAACTACATCGTCCCGGAGATCGAAGCCATCGCCACGGATACGCTGGTGGAACTGGAAAACGAGGGTTTCACCATCGTCCCCACGGCCCGGGCCGCCAAGCTGACGATGAACCGCGAGGGCATCCGCCGCCTGGCTGCGGAAGAGCTGGGGCTGAAAAGCTCCCCCTACATCTTTGCCCAGACTGAGGAGGAATTCCGCGCCGCCATTGCTGAAATCGGCATGCCCTGCGTGGTGAAACCCATCATGTCCTCTTCCGGCAAGGGCCAGAGTGTGGTGAAGACGGAGGCGGACATTGCCCATTCCTGGCAGTATGCGCAGGAAGGAGGCCGAGCCGGCAAGGGCAAGGTCATCGTCGAGGGCTTTGTGGATTTTGACTATGAAATCACCATGCTGACGGTGCGCCATGCCGGGGGCACCTCCTTCTGCGCGCCTGTGGGGCATACCCAGATCAAGGGGGACTATCGCGAGTCCTGGCAGCCACATGCCATGAGTGCCAAGGCGCTGGCGGCGGCGGAGCACATGGCGGGAGCGATTACGGAGGCTCTGGGTGGCCGGGGGCTCTTCGGCGTGGAGCTTTTCATCAAAGGCGATGATGTTATCTTCAGCGAAGTTTCACCCCGCCCGCATGACACCGGACTGGTGACGCTGATCTCGCAGGATCTTTCGGAGTTTGCCCTGCATGTGCGGGCCATTCTGGGCCTGCCGATTCCGAACATCCATCAGCATGGCCCCAGCGCGAGCTGTGCGGTGCTGGTGGAAGGCGATTCCACCCAGGTCCAGTTCGGTTCGTTGGACAAAGTCCTTTCTGAGCCTGACACGCAGTTGCGCCTGTTTGGCAAGCCCACCGTCAGCGGCCAGCGTCGCATGGCGGTGACGCTGGCCCGTGGGGCCGATGTGGATGAAGCCCGCGCTAAGGCCCACCGTGCGGCCCAGGCCATGGACATCCGGTTGTAA
- a CDS encoding RDD family protein has translation MSEPPPIPDPQEPYKATSTVALPLASQWVRLGAQIIDVLIAVVAVLILNLLTWGNLPQFLMNLLLGAALVAINWQHLQNGQTIGKKLLKLKIVRRDGSPVDRMHIVTRRLLPVWIVGAVPYIGWIVVLADALCIFRPGRNTLHDDFAETKVVQF, from the coding sequence ATGAGCGAACCACCACCCATCCCCGACCCACAGGAGCCCTATAAAGCCACCTCCACGGTGGCACTGCCACTAGCCTCCCAATGGGTCCGTTTAGGAGCCCAGATCATTGACGTGCTCATTGCCGTCGTTGCCGTGCTCATTTTAAATTTGCTGACTTGGGGCAACCTCCCGCAATTTTTAATGAATCTCTTGTTAGGCGCTGCCCTCGTGGCCATCAACTGGCAGCACCTGCAGAATGGCCAGACCATTGGAAAAAAACTGCTCAAGTTGAAGATCGTCCGCCGAGACGGCAGCCCGGTGGATCGTATGCACATCGTCACCCGCCGACTGCTGCCGGTGTGGATCGTCGGTGCCGTGCCTTATATCGGCTGGATCGTGGTCCTCGCAGATGCCCTGTGCATCTTCCGTCCAGGCCGCAACACCCTGCACGACGACTTCGCCGAAACGAAGGTCGTGCAGTTCTGA
- a CDS encoding LysM peptidoglycan-binding domain-containing protein has translation MKAKPAVFFAKHPRLALTAMMLTLSLAQAQGQSAPGAVQQPYYRQPGSAYVPPGTTARAPQTRPSAPAAAPQGYQPGYGTPPSYKPPTVKGSTTARPKVPVLPSSKSKPVSLESKVARLEKNDANQDRRLHSLERGTASPTIEGGSSYAPDTGKLYTVRPGDTLWRIADKHSTSINALKSANRLSGETIAVGQTLRIPGHGSAPAEVRESGSHVVRPGDTFSRIAQANGVTQDALARANPSAYPDRLLVGEKLIIPGKSASPATRSSGTNNPAPVSSSRYHVVKKGESLGAIAKMHGIPTATVASANKLKNANMIEPGQRLVIPGGSATRPAAPAPMFPSADSDTTPLPGAGLMAEAPAPAPAPPPLASNLAAAPAYEPLPKAAPPTSSNRRGIVAYRLERGDDINTVAALFNTTPEKIREMNKLPADRKLKEGEEVVVPSLGAVSLN, from the coding sequence ATGAAAGCGAAGCCTGCCGTCTTTTTTGCGAAGCATCCTCGTTTGGCCCTCACGGCCATGATGCTCACTCTTTCTCTGGCGCAGGCTCAGGGGCAATCGGCTCCGGGAGCTGTGCAGCAGCCCTACTATCGGCAGCCAGGTTCGGCCTATGTACCGCCAGGCACCACCGCCCGTGCGCCCCAGACGCGCCCTTCCGCCCCGGCTGCTGCGCCGCAAGGCTACCAGCCAGGATATGGTACCCCGCCCAGCTACAAGCCGCCGACGGTCAAAGGCAGCACCACTGCCCGGCCCAAGGTTCCGGTGCTGCCATCCAGCAAATCCAAACCCGTGAGTCTGGAATCCAAAGTCGCACGGCTGGAAAAAAATGATGCGAATCAGGACCGCCGTCTTCATAGCCTGGAGCGTGGCACCGCAAGCCCCACCATTGAGGGAGGCAGCAGCTATGCGCCCGATACGGGCAAACTCTACACGGTACGTCCTGGCGACACGCTGTGGCGCATCGCGGACAAGCACAGCACGAGCATCAATGCCCTCAAATCGGCCAATCGCCTTTCGGGTGAGACGATTGCGGTGGGGCAGACCTTGAGGATTCCTGGTCATGGCAGCGCGCCTGCCGAGGTGCGGGAGAGCGGTAGCCATGTGGTGCGGCCTGGAGACACCTTTTCCCGGATTGCCCAGGCCAATGGGGTGACTCAGGATGCACTGGCCCGGGCGAATCCTTCGGCCTATCCAGACCGTCTGCTGGTGGGTGAAAAGCTGATCATCCCTGGCAAGTCGGCCAGCCCGGCCACTCGTTCGTCTGGCACCAACAACCCAGCCCCGGTTTCTTCCTCACGCTACCATGTGGTGAAAAAGGGTGAGAGTCTGGGAGCAATTGCCAAAATGCACGGCATCCCCACCGCCACGGTCGCCTCGGCCAACAAGCTGAAGAATGCCAACATGATCGAGCCCGGCCAGCGGCTGGTCATTCCGGGAGGCTCTGCCACCCGACCTGCGGCTCCTGCACCCATGTTCCCATCGGCGGACTCAGACACCACGCCCCTTCCGGGTGCAGGTTTGATGGCCGAAGCTCCGGCACCTGCACCAGCGCCACCTCCGCTGGCTTCCAATCTGGCGGCGGCCCCAGCCTATGAGCCGCTGCCCAAGGCGGCCCCACCCACCAGCAGCAACCGGCGCGGCATCGTGGCCTATCGTCTGGAGCGTGGTGACGACATCAACACGGTGGCGGCCTTGTTTAACACGACGCCGGAAAAGATCCGCGAGATGAACAAGCTGCCAGCCGACCGCAAGCTGAAGGAAGGTGAGGAAGTGGTGGTTCCTTCGCTCGGGGCCGTGTCTCTGAATTGA
- a CDS encoding efflux RND transporter periplasmic adaptor subunit yields MPRLLRHLPVAIFAVMLSVAMTQAGVVPGLILPLHEVKMGTPVEGLVKEVLVDEGDTVESGQPLVRLVDDLEKLDVERAEKVLEKAKFDHEAAQKLLKENIGTREEALRKSIEHDLARIQRDAAVVRVEQKTLKAPLQGVVVSRGKEPGEAVQLHEVLLEVVHIRQVEAQFYLEPAQAQKVKSGDKKKLRIPSLPEPREIEGEVVFLDPRMDAESGLYRVKLRVDNADLRLKAGMRVEAEFAQP; encoded by the coding sequence ATGCCACGCCTCCTTCGTCACCTGCCTGTTGCCATCTTTGCGGTTATGCTCAGCGTGGCCATGACGCAGGCTGGGGTGGTGCCGGGGCTGATTCTGCCGCTGCATGAGGTGAAGATGGGCACGCCTGTGGAAGGGCTGGTGAAAGAGGTGCTGGTGGACGAGGGGGACACCGTCGAGTCCGGCCAGCCTCTGGTGCGGCTGGTGGATGACCTGGAAAAGCTGGATGTGGAGCGCGCTGAAAAGGTGCTGGAAAAAGCGAAGTTCGACCACGAGGCGGCCCAGAAGCTCCTCAAGGAAAACATTGGAACCCGGGAGGAGGCGCTGAGAAAAAGCATCGAGCATGATCTTGCTCGCATTCAACGGGATGCAGCCGTGGTGAGGGTGGAGCAGAAAACGCTGAAGGCCCCCCTGCAAGGTGTGGTCGTCAGCCGTGGCAAGGAGCCTGGTGAAGCGGTACAACTGCATGAGGTGCTGCTGGAGGTGGTGCACATCCGGCAGGTGGAGGCGCAGTTTTACCTGGAGCCTGCGCAGGCGCAAAAGGTGAAGAGCGGAGACAAGAAGAAGCTCCGTATTCCCTCCCTGCCGGAGCCTCGGGAGATCGAGGGTGAGGTGGTTTTTCTGGACCCTCGCATGGATGCGGAAAGCGGGCTCTATCGCGTCAAGCTACGCGTGGACAATGCGGACCTGCGGCTGAAGGCCGGCATGAGGGTGGAAGCTGAATTTGCCCAACCTTAA
- a CDS encoding efflux RND transporter periplasmic adaptor subunit — MTAALAITEVTGEAAPPVDAMVPSALRSDLAISHQLFEGRAFAIIKDPLSLKYFRLPAEDYALAALFDGTRSVKEIREAFLRSHPHAGLADGPQAITTRIVAFANELLTAGFLEATGAGARRQLELKRLRHKPATPWGLFMKALFLKIPLWDPDALLIRLERPLRWLWSWAGFAISLVILLAGTAVFAVNFPRIAPSLNDFLSLPNLALVWVLTIAVKVIHEFGHGLTCKHYGGEVHEMGAMVIVFSPFLYADVTDSYLFPKRRHRILVAAAGIYIELIIAAVATLLWAVSQPGPTQQLLFNLMLITSVWTVLFNANPLMKFDGYYMLTDILGVPNLRAKAQMCVSDLFRRWIFGGGTPPQVERLLPRRNRGWFVLYSLAAQLYMLQITLGIAMIFHYLLEPYGLGWLGDAIGAGALVSMLIVPVSTFFKSQFAKSATTAGAWRRPAWVLGGLLLLGALVMLLPWQITVERPAVLLPMQAGWVRAEVPGRVAEVKVTTGQEVRKGDPVAVLTNLRLTSNVEIARMEVERARRQVDLTLGAAAPAYYQQAKAGLAAAELALKEAQSLAERLILRAPESGIVLTPDLDRLAAGSLRPGDALCEIAALSPAQVYIPLNEQQARHIRAGQKVELRVAAISGRTYSGLVTEDLKTPPSDELPPNLIATLGGDIAAQPDAEGKLKPLEVTYGVLVSLPNEDVSLRPGMTGRARIYGDHLQVWQVLWMKVLDFVSLDYRL, encoded by the coding sequence ATGACTGCTGCGCTTGCCATCACGGAGGTCACCGGGGAGGCCGCGCCGCCGGTGGATGCCATGGTGCCTTCCGCACTGAGGTCGGATCTCGCCATCAGCCACCAGCTCTTTGAGGGGCGGGCCTTTGCCATCATCAAGGATCCGCTGTCGTTGAAATACTTCCGGTTACCTGCAGAGGACTATGCGCTGGCTGCGCTGTTTGATGGGACTCGTAGTGTGAAAGAGATCCGCGAGGCCTTTCTCCGGTCGCATCCACATGCCGGGCTGGCGGATGGACCGCAGGCGATCACCACTCGCATTGTGGCCTTTGCCAATGAGCTGCTGACAGCGGGATTTCTGGAGGCCACGGGGGCGGGAGCACGCCGTCAATTGGAACTGAAAAGGCTGCGGCACAAGCCTGCGACTCCCTGGGGCCTGTTCATGAAGGCTCTCTTCCTGAAGATTCCGCTGTGGGATCCGGATGCGCTGCTGATCCGGCTGGAGCGACCGCTGCGCTGGCTGTGGTCTTGGGCAGGTTTTGCCATCAGCCTGGTGATCCTGTTGGCAGGCACGGCGGTGTTTGCGGTCAATTTCCCCCGGATTGCGCCCTCCCTGAATGACTTTCTGTCGCTGCCCAACTTGGCGTTGGTATGGGTGCTGACGATTGCGGTGAAAGTGATCCATGAATTTGGCCACGGCCTCACCTGCAAGCACTACGGCGGCGAGGTGCATGAGATGGGGGCGATGGTCATCGTCTTTAGCCCCTTTTTGTATGCGGATGTCACCGACAGCTACCTGTTCCCGAAACGGCGGCACCGCATCCTAGTGGCGGCGGCCGGCATTTACATTGAACTGATCATCGCGGCGGTGGCGACTCTGCTATGGGCGGTTTCCCAGCCAGGGCCCACCCAGCAGCTTCTCTTCAACCTCATGCTGATCACCAGTGTGTGGACGGTGCTTTTCAATGCGAATCCGCTCATGAAGTTCGATGGCTACTACATGCTCACGGACATCCTCGGTGTGCCGAATTTGCGAGCGAAGGCGCAGATGTGCGTGAGTGATTTATTCCGCCGCTGGATCTTTGGCGGGGGCACACCGCCGCAGGTGGAAAGACTGCTGCCACGGCGAAATCGCGGCTGGTTTGTGTTGTATAGCCTCGCGGCCCAGCTCTACATGCTGCAGATCACTCTGGGCATCGCGATGATCTTCCATTACCTGCTGGAGCCTTATGGCCTGGGCTGGCTGGGAGATGCCATCGGTGCCGGGGCGCTGGTATCGATGTTGATTGTTCCTGTGAGTACGTTTTTCAAAAGCCAGTTCGCCAAGTCTGCCACCACGGCGGGGGCTTGGCGGCGGCCTGCCTGGGTGCTGGGCGGCCTGCTGCTGCTCGGGGCGCTGGTGATGCTGCTGCCCTGGCAGATCACCGTGGAGCGGCCTGCAGTGCTGCTGCCGATGCAGGCTGGCTGGGTGCGTGCCGAGGTGCCGGGCCGGGTGGCGGAAGTGAAGGTAACGACGGGACAAGAAGTGAGGAAAGGTGATCCCGTTGCCGTGCTGACCAATCTCCGCCTAACCAGCAATGTGGAGATCGCCAGGATGGAGGTGGAGCGGGCCCGACGGCAGGTGGATCTCACGCTGGGGGCTGCTGCACCGGCGTACTACCAGCAGGCAAAAGCCGGGCTGGCAGCCGCAGAGTTGGCGCTGAAGGAGGCGCAAAGCCTGGCCGAACGGTTGATCCTGCGTGCACCGGAATCCGGCATCGTTCTGACGCCGGATCTGGACCGGCTTGCGGCAGGTAGCCTGCGGCCTGGTGATGCCCTGTGTGAAATTGCCGCGCTCAGCCCGGCCCAAGTTTACATCCCGCTCAATGAACAGCAGGCGCGGCACATCCGCGCCGGCCAGAAGGTGGAGCTGCGGGTCGCGGCGATTTCAGGCCGCACTTACAGCGGGCTGGTCACGGAAGATTTGAAGACGCCGCCCTCGGACGAACTGCCGCCCAACCTTATCGCCACCCTGGGCGGTGACATTGCCGCGCAGCCGGATGCTGAGGGGAAGCTGAAGCCTCTCGAAGTGACCTATGGGGTTCTTGTCAGTCTGCCCAATGAAGATGTCAGTCTGCGCCCTGGGATGACCGGGCGGGCACGCATTTACGGGGATCACCTCCAGGTGTGGCAGGTCCTTTGGATGAAGGTTCTGGACTTTGTGAGCCTGGACTATCGCCTGTGA
- a CDS encoding N-acetylmuramic acid 6-phosphate etherase produces MKRPQSAAVPVPVLLGIEGGGTRTSVRLVDGQGGILARFQTGPAVLSLLTDRELQWHLKDIAGRLPHWPQAVAVGLAGARTAADQERLRRAVARVWPNVPCVATNDLETALAAAPALKKAIPRVLVLSGTGSCCFGRAPDGRTAKVGGRGHVIGDRGSACDIGLRALRAVMADLDHRGRLGPLGSAMLNALMFNEPDQLIPWSVHAPKTEIANLAITVFAVAGKGDALAKKILADSAVTLAADACACASQLVPVGTPVEFIFNGGVLLSNPSFMRQVTRQIRACWPHSQVTPLKLPSVAGAVELARHEAERVNAGALVRGMRTVVQEKTFALPECLADLAVLAESPTERRNPKSMTLDHLSLGAGIELMLSEDAQIPAAILAEKRHISRVVAQVARAFQNGGRLFYAGAGTSGRLGVLDASEIPPTFRAPREQVQGIIAGGRQALWSAVEGAEDDVLAGAMAIKHRELGPEDVLVGIASSGRTPFVWGAIHEANQRGTYTVLLSFNPAMRGAVGRLKDKSWKPQVMITPNVGPEVLTGSTRLKSGTATKLVLNIITTLAMTKVGKVISNLMVDLNPSNVKLRDRAVRILSELTGCTKDNARETLNETGWLVKEAYEKLK; encoded by the coding sequence ATGAAGCGCCCCCAGTCTGCCGCCGTCCCTGTGCCTGTGCTCCTTGGCATCGAAGGTGGCGGCACCCGCACCAGTGTCCGTCTGGTGGATGGGCAGGGCGGCATCTTGGCCCGTTTTCAGACAGGCCCTGCTGTGCTATCCCTGCTGACGGATCGCGAATTGCAATGGCACCTGAAGGACATCGCCGGGCGGCTGCCTCACTGGCCGCAGGCGGTGGCCGTGGGATTGGCCGGGGCACGCACGGCGGCCGATCAGGAAAGGCTGCGCCGGGCGGTGGCGCGGGTCTGGCCTAACGTTCCATGTGTGGCAACGAACGATCTGGAGACGGCGCTCGCCGCAGCCCCGGCTTTGAAAAAGGCGATCCCTCGGGTGCTCGTGCTCAGCGGCACCGGCTCCTGCTGCTTTGGCCGGGCACCGGATGGCCGCACGGCCAAGGTAGGCGGGCGTGGGCATGTGATTGGGGATCGGGGCAGCGCCTGCGACATCGGCCTGCGGGCTCTGCGGGCTGTGATGGCAGATCTGGATCATCGGGGCCGCCTGGGACCGCTCGGCTCCGCGATGCTGAATGCGCTGATGTTCAATGAGCCGGACCAGCTCATTCCCTGGTCCGTTCACGCACCCAAGACGGAGATCGCCAATCTGGCCATCACGGTCTTTGCCGTGGCAGGCAAAGGCGATGCGCTGGCGAAGAAAATTTTGGCAGACTCTGCCGTGACCCTGGCGGCAGATGCCTGTGCCTGCGCCAGCCAGTTGGTGCCGGTGGGCACGCCGGTGGAATTCATCTTTAATGGCGGGGTGCTGCTCAGCAATCCCAGCTTCATGCGGCAGGTGACACGCCAGATCCGCGCCTGCTGGCCGCATTCCCAGGTGACTCCGCTGAAGCTGCCCTCCGTGGCTGGTGCTGTTGAACTGGCCCGACATGAGGCGGAGCGGGTGAATGCCGGGGCTTTGGTGAGAGGCATGCGCACCGTGGTGCAGGAAAAGACGTTTGCCCTGCCAGAATGCCTGGCTGATCTGGCCGTGCTGGCTGAGTCGCCCACGGAGAGGCGCAATCCGAAGTCGATGACGTTGGATCACTTGTCGTTAGGCGCAGGCATTGAGCTCATGCTCAGTGAAGATGCGCAGATCCCTGCGGCCATCCTGGCGGAGAAGCGCCACATCAGCCGGGTGGTGGCGCAGGTGGCGCGGGCTTTTCAAAACGGGGGGCGTCTTTTTTATGCAGGCGCAGGCACCAGTGGCCGTTTGGGGGTGCTGGATGCCAGCGAAATCCCGCCCACTTTCCGTGCGCCGCGTGAGCAGGTGCAGGGCATCATCGCCGGTGGTCGGCAGGCGCTGTGGAGCGCGGTGGAAGGGGCGGAGGATGATGTGCTGGCCGGGGCCATGGCCATCAAGCACCGGGAACTGGGGCCGGAAGATGTGCTTGTCGGCATCGCGTCCAGCGGTCGCACACCGTTTGTCTGGGGTGCCATCCATGAGGCCAATCAGCGAGGGACCTACACCGTGCTGCTGTCTTTCAATCCGGCGATGCGCGGGGCGGTGGGCAGGCTGAAGGACAAGAGCTGGAAACCCCAGGTGATGATCACCCCGAATGTGGGGCCTGAGGTGCTCACCGGCTCCACAAGGCTGAAATCCGGCACGGCCACAAAGCTGGTGCTGAACATCATCACCACGCTGGCGATGACCAAGGTGGGCAAGGTCATCAGCAATCTGATGGTGGATCTGAACCCCTCCAATGTGAAGCTGCGCGACCGCGCGGTGCGCATCCTTTCAGAGCTCACGGGCTGCACCAAAGACAATGCCCGCGAGACGCTGAATGAGACCGGCTGGCTGGTGAAGGAAGCCTATGAAAAGCTGAAGTGA